Genomic segment of Oceanimonas sp. GK1:
CAAATAATTAAGGGAACGCCGGCCTGGACCGGCACCTCCCTGAATCCGACCTTAAACCCGCTCAATCAGGGTAGCAATACCCTGGCCGACACCCACACACATGGTGCACAGGGCCAGGCGCTTGTTCTGCCGGTGCAGCTCGTGGGCGGCGGTTTGCAGCAGGCGGGCGCCGGACATGCCGAGCGGGTGGCCCAGGGCAATGGCGCCGCCGTTAGGGTTGACTCTGGGGTCGTCGTCCTTCAGCCCCAGCTCCCGCATGCAGGCCAGGGCCTGGGCGGCAAAGGCTTCGTTGAACTCGAACAGGTCGATGTCGTCCATGGTCAGGTTGTGCCGCTCCAGCAGCTTGCGTACCGCCGGCACCGGGCCAATGCCCATGATGCGCGGCTCAACGCCACCGGTGGCCATGCCCAGCACGCGGGCCATGGGTTTGAGACCGTGGCGCTGCACCGCTGCTTCGCTGGCGATCAGCATGGCGGCGGCACCGTCGTTCACCCCGGAGGCGTTACCGGCGGTGATGCTGCCACCGGCCCGGAAGGGCGTCGGCAGCCTGGCCAGCTTCTCTGCCGTGGTGTCCGGGCGCAGGTGCTCGTCGTCGGCAAAGATCAGCGGCTCCTGCTTGCGGCGGGGAATCTCCACCGGCACGATTTCCTCGGCAAAACGGCCATTTTTCTGGGATTCAGCGGCTTTCTGCTGGGAACGAGCGGCAAAGGCGTCCTGATCTTCCCGGGAGATATTGAACTGTTCGGCGACGTTTTCCGCGGTTTCCGGCATGGAGTCCACGCCGTACTGGGCCTTCATCAGCGGGTTGATAAAGCGCCAGCCAATGGTGGTGTCTTCAATGGTCTGGGTACGGCTGAAGGCGGTGTCGGCCTTGCCCATCACGAAGGGGGCGCGGGACATGGACTCCACGCCGCCGGCCAGCACCAGATCCAGCTCACCGGCCTTAACGGCACGCACGGCGGTGCCCACGGCATCCATGCCCGAGCCGCACAGGCGGTTGATGGTGGTGCCGGGCACGCTCACCGGCAGGCCCGCCAGCAGGGACGACATGCGCGCCACGTTGCGGTTGTCTTCCCCGGCCTGGTTGGCGCAGCCCATGATGACTTCGTCGATGGCCGCCGGATCCAGCGCCGGTGCCTCGGCCAGCACCGCCTTGAACACATGAGCGGCCAGATCGTCGGGGCGGACCGCCGCCAGGGTGCCGCCGAAGCGACCGATGGCGGTGCGGCGGGGATGGCACAGATAAACGGGCTTCATTGGGCGGCCTCCTGGGATACCGGCTTGGCATGGTGTTCGGCGGTTCTGGCCTTGAGCGAGCGCAGTATCTCCAGCTCCTCGGCAGAGGGCTCGGGGGTCAGGGCCAGCTCATCGGCAAAGCGTACCGGCCAGCCGGTGGCCTCGCTTACCTGCTCTTTCGTTACGCCCGGATGCAAGGACACCACCACCAGCTCTTTGGTCTCGGCATCGGGGGCCATCACGCACAGGTCGGTGATCACCTTGGTCGGGCCCCGGCCGATGTTGGGCACGCCGTCGCGTCCCTTGCCGTCCCGGCCGTAGCCCAGGGTGGTGATGAAGTCGACGGCCTCAACAAAGGCCCGCGGCGAGTGCTTTAGGGTGATAAACACTTCCCGGGCGTTGGAGGCGATTTCGGGGGCGCCGCCACCACCGGGCAGGCGCACCTTGGGTGATTGATAGTCGCCGATCAGGGTGGTGTTGAGGTTGGCGTAGCGGTCAATCTGGGCGGTACCCAGAAAGCCCACATCGATATGGCCGCCCTGCAGCCAGTAGCGGAACATCTCCGGCACCGCCACCGTGGTCAGCGCCTGCTCGCACAGCTCGCCGTCGCCGATGGACAGGGGCAGGATGTCGGGCTTGGTTTGCAGGGTGCCGGATTCATAGATCAGCACCACCTCGGGGGCGTGGGTCAGGCGTGCCAGGTTGGCCGCCTCGCTGGGCAGGCCGATGCCCACAAAACAGGTCATGCCGTTGCTCAGGGCTCGGGCGGCGGTGACCGTCATCATTTCGGAAGCGGTGTATTCGAGCGTCATTATGCCTGCCCTCCTGCGTTGTATACGTTTTTATCCAGCCACTGGTTGAAGGTGTCACGATCCCGGGAGATCGCGTCCCATTCCTTGTAGAAGCTGTTATTTCTCGGATAGTAGCCGTGGGCGTAGGACGGCGCCGCGCCCCCTTTCACCTCGGCGATGGCATCGATGGCCCAGCCCGGGATCACGCAGGCATTGGGGTCGGCCTGCAGGTCGTCGACGATTTCTTCCACGGTGACGATGCTGTGCTTGGCCGCCAGTACCGCTTCCTTCTGCACCCCGACGATGCCGGAGACCAGCACGTTGCCCTGCCGGTCGGCGCGCTGGGCATGGATGATGCTCACATCGGGCCGCACCGCCGGCACCGCCGCCAGCCGTTCACCGGTGAAAGGGCATTCGATAAAGCGGATCTGCGGGTTCACCTTGGGCAGGTCGCTGCCGATGTAGCCGCGCAGCACCGCCAGCGGCAGGCCGGCGGCACCCGCTTCATAGGCGCAGGCCATGGCGGCGTGGCTGTGTTCGAAAATCTCGAGGGGCTGGGGGTAGCCCTTCTCCACCGCGTCGCGCAGCCGGTGCAGGGAACCCACGCCGGGGTTGCCGCCCCAGGAGAAGATCAGCCGCTCGGCACAACCGGCGCCGATCAGCTGGTCGTAGATAATGTCCGGGGTCATGCGGATCAGCGTCAGCCGGCGCCTTTCCTGACGGATGATTTCATGACCCGCCGCAAAGGGGATCAGGTGGGTAAAACCCTCCATGGCGACGGTGTTGCCGTCCTGGAGGTAACGAGCGACCGCGTCGTGCAGGCTCATGAATTGGGCCATGGGTATCGCCTCCCTGGTGAATTTAGAGTTCGCATTACGAACTTGGGTTTGCATTGCGAACATATTTACACCCATTTACCGAGGCTGGCAAACCCCCGACCCTGTCATTTTTTTGAAATAACAATTAACTGCCTGAAAATAATAAGGTTATTTTTTATCCATCAGAATGATGAAACGGAAGGGGAAACAACAAGTGTTCGTTATGCGAACTTTTGCTACCATGGACGGCAGCCAATCCAGGACGACAACAGCGAGAAAATGATGATCACAGACGACAGGCTCAGCCCCGACAGCCGGGACTTCGTGGCCGCCCTGGCCAGCGGCCTGGAAGTATTGCAGGCCTTCGACCAACAGCACCCGCGCATGACCCTGAGCGAGGTGGCGGCCAAAACCGGCATGGACAGGGCCAAGGCGCGGCGCTTTCTGCTCACCCTGCACGCCCTCGGCTACCTGGACAAGCAACAGCGCCATTTCGCCCTGACCCCGCGAGTGCTGCAGCTGGGCAACGCCTTTCTGGCCGCCAACCCCTACCGGGTGGTGATCCAGCACTACCTGGAGGAGATCACTCGGGAGATCGGCGAGTCCACCTCCCTGGGCGTGCTCGACGGCGACGACGTGGTCTATATCGCCCGCTCCGCCGCCGAGCACCGGCTGATGGCCATTCGCCTGTCGGTGGGCACCCGGCTGCCTGCCGCCTACACCTCCATGGGCCGGGTGCTGCTGGCTCAATTGCCCGAGGCCGAGCTGGCCGCCTGCCTGGCGCGGGTGCCACTGCAGGCCCACACAGAACACAGCATTACCGACCGGGCAGAACTGCGCCGGGCCATCGAGCAGGTGCGCCGCCAGGGCTACGCCATCGTCGATCAGGAGCTGGATTCGGGCCTGCGCTCGGTGGCGGTGCCGGCCTTCGATCAGCGGGGGCAATTGCTCGGCGCCATCAACATCAGCACCAACGCCGCCCGGGTGGACATGGACACCCTCACCGCCCGCTTCCTGCCGTTGCTGCAGGACAAGGCCAGGCAGATTCAGGAAAGCCTGCAGGGCTGAGGGCGCGACCGGCTCAGGGGTAACGCCCGGTCAGCCGGTTTTCCACCAGCTCCGCCAGTATGGTGTTAACCAGCCGCATCGCCGCATTGGGGTTCTCACCCCGGCGGCGGGAGGCGATCACCGGTATGGTGAGCTTTTCGTCCCCCACCGGCACAAACTCCACCCCTTCCCGCTTCAGCTTGTGCACCTGCTCGGGCACCAGGGCAAAGCCCATGTCCGAGGCCACCAGCGACAGCGCCGTCTGCAGATCGTTAACCTGCTGGATCACATTCACTTTCAGGCCCCGGCGGTGAAACAGCCCCTGGGCAATGTCGGCAAAGCTGGGGCCGGAAACGGCAGGAAAGGCCACCATGGGCACCTGCGCCAGCTCTGCCATGGTGGGTGACTGGCGGGTCAGGGGATGGGACGCGGGCAGGGCCGCGATCAGCGGCTCGTTGAACAGCACCTCCTGCTCCACGTCGGCGTCCTCGATGTGCACCCGGCCAAAACCGATGTCGATCTTGCCGCTTTTGAGCGCCTCCACCTGCTCCTGAGTCTTGAGCTCGTGCAGCACGATTTCCAGGTTCTTGTTGCGCCGCAGCCGGCGCACCATAAAGGGCAGCTGGCCGTAAAACACCGAGGGCACAAAACCGATGGCGAACACGGTTTTGCGCAGCTGGGCGATTTGCCGGGTGCCCTCTATGCTGGCGTCCAGCTTGTCCATGATGGTGCGGGCCTGCTGCAGGAAGTACAGCCCCCCCTGGGTCAGCTCCAGCCCCCGTGCCTTGCGAATGAACAGCTGTACCTCCAGCTCCTCTTCCAGTTGCTTGATCTGCCGGGTCAGGGGCGGCTGGGCGATAAACAACCGCTCCGCCGCCCGGGTCAGGTTCAGCTCCTCCGCCACCGCGATGAAATAACGCAGGTGTCTCAGCTCCATCCATACCTCCAGGGTATTGGTTGCGACTTAATCAATATTGGTGGCCATGACAACGCAAATGTAACCTCCTTGCAACACCGAGTTATCACGAACGCGAAAGAGGCCACATGTCAGCAACCATTCAGTCCATCGACGCCATTCTGGTCGACATCCCGACCATACGCCCGCACAAGCTGTCCATGACCACCATGGGCGTGCAGACCATGGTGATCGTGCGTGTTCGGGACTCCGACGGTCTGGAAGGTCTCGGCGAAGCCACCACCATCGGCGGCCTGGCCTACGGCCCGGAAAGCCCCGAAAGCGTCAAGCTGACCATCGACACCTACTTCGCTCCCCTGCTGCTGAACCAGCCGGCGGACGCCATCAATACCTTAAGGGTAAGGCTCAACCGGGCCACTCGCGGCAACAACCTGGCCAAGTCCGCCATTGAAACCGCCCTGCTCGACCTGCTGGGCAAGCGCCTGAACCAGCCCCTGCACCAGCTGCTCGGCGGCGCCGTGCACCAGCACATTCCGGTGCTCTGGACCCTGGCCAGCGGCGACACCGCCCGGGACATTGACGAGGCCAAAAGCCTGATCGCCGCCCAGCGCCACTGCGACTTCAAGCTCAAAATCGGCTCCCGCCCGCTGATGGACGACGTGCGCCATGTGGCGGCCATCAAGGCGGCCGTAGGCGACAGCGCCAGCGTGCGGGTCGACGTCAACCAGGCCTGGGATGAAAGCACCGCCGCCCGGGGCATGGCCGAACTGCAGGCCGCCGGCATCGATCTGGTGGAACAACCCACCCCGATGAAGGACTTCGGCGCCCTGGTGCGGCTGTCGCAAAAATTCCACCTGCCGATCCTGGCGGACGAAGCGGTGGCCGACGCCCGCGACATGTTCGCCCTGGCCTCGGCCGGTTTCTCCGGCTCGGTGGCGCTCAAGATCGCCAAGGCCGGCGGCCCGCTGCGGGCGCTGGAAGTGGCCCATGTGGCCAGCGCCGCCGGCATCGGCCTCTACGGCGGCACCCTGCTGGAAGGCACCATCGGCACCGTGGCCGCCCTGCACGCCTGGTCCACCCTGGACACCCTGCACTGGGGCACCGAGATGTTCGGCCCGCTGCTGCTGAAGGACGACATCGTGACCACGCCGCTAAATTTCCATCGCAACGGCGTCTCCCTGCCCGAAGGGCCGGGCCTGGGCGTCACTATCAACGAAGACAAGTTGGCCGAATACCGCCGCCCGTAACCCGTTGCCAGCTCACCCGCTACAGGAGAAAAACATGCTGTTCAAAGTTGAAATGAAGGTAAATATTCCTCACGACATGCCCGCCGAAGTGGCCGCCGAGATCAAGGCCCGGGAGAAGGCCTACGCCCAGGAGCTGCAGGCTCAGGGCAAATGGCGCCACCTGTGGCGGGTGGCCGGCAGCTACGCCAACGTCAGCATTTTCGACGTGGCCGACAATGCCGAGCTGCAGGACCTGATAAGCGCCCTGCCGCTGTTTCCCTACATGGACATTAGTGTCGCGCCCCTGTGCCGGCATCCGTCCTCCATCCATCAGGATGACCGCTGATTCAACACTCTGTACCCCTACGACCAAATAACAACGCAAGGAGCAAGGCAATGTCCGTCAAGACCATGCACACCCAGGAAGTTAAAGAACTGCTGGAAAAAGTAGCCGGCCTGAACCAGACCGGCGGCAACGAGCGGGTAAAAACCATCGTTCACCGTGTGATGCACGATGTCTTCCAGATCATTGAAGATCTCGACATCACGCCCGAAGAATTCTGGAACGCCGTCTACTACATCAACGACCTGGGCAAGAACGGCGAAGCCGCCCTGCTGGCTCCCGGCCTGGGCATGGACAAGTACCTGGACATCCGCATGGATGCCGAGGACGAGCAGGCCGGCCTGGCCGGCGGTACTCCGCGTACCATCGAAGGCCCCCTTTACGTGGCCGGCGCCCCGGTATCCGAGGGCTTCGCCCGCATGGACGACGGCACTCAGGATGGCGAAACCATGATCCTCACCGGTGTGGTCACCGACGAAAACGGCAAGCCGCTGCCCAACACCCTGGTTGAAATCTGGCACGCCGACCTCAAGGGCGGCTACTCCTACTTCGACAAGTCTCAAAGCGAGTACAACCTGCGTCGCAGCATCCTGACCGATGCCGAGGGCCGCTACACCGCTCAGAGCATTATTCCGTCCGGTTACGGCTGCCCGCCCGAAGGCTCCACCCAGGCTCTGCTCAACCAGCTCGGCCGTCACGGCCGCCGTCCGGCCCACATCCACTTCTTCGTGTCCAAGCCGGGCCACAAGCACCTGACCACCCAGATCAACCTGGCCGGTGACGAGTACACCTACGACGATTTCGCCTTCGCCACCCGCGAAGAGCTGGTGTGTGACGCGGTGCGCATTGAAGACGCCGCCGCCGCCGAGCAATACGGCCTGAACAAACCGTTCACCAAGGTGGAATTCAACATTCAGCTGGTCGTCTCCGACAAACCCGAGCACCAGCAGCGCCACGAGCGCAAACGCGCCCTGGAAGCCTGAACCGTTTAATTCCCATCAAACCAAGAGATTGCCGGCCGCCCACGGTGTGAGCGGCCCGGGAAGACTCACGCCCGACAACGGCATCACATGGAGTGACGACAGATGACTCGCCAACTCGACCGACTTGAAAACAAGATCCGCCACGCGGTGGAAGCCGACGCCCAGAGCGGCCACTACCGCTGCGATCGCAGCATTTTCACCGACCAGGAGCTGTTTGACCTGGAGATGAAGCACATCTTCGAAGGCAACTGGATCTACCTGGCCCACGAGAGCCAGGTGGAAAATCCGGGTGATTACTTCACCACCACCGTCGGCCGCCAGCCGGTGGTGATCACCCGCACCAAGGACGGCGAGCTGCGCGCCCTGCTCAACACCTGCTCCCACCGGGGTGCCACCCTGTGCCGCAAAAAGCGTGGCAACAAGACTTCCTTTACCTGCCCCTTCCACGGCTGGACCTTCAAGAACGACGGTCAGTTGCTGAAGGCACGGGATCAGAAGAAGGGCGGCTACCCGGACAGCTTCAGCACCGATGGTTCCCACGATCTCAAGCAGTTGCCGAAGTTCGAATCCTACCGCGGCTTCCTGTTCGGCAGCCTCAGCGCCGACGTGCAGCCCTTGCGGGAATACCTGGGCGAAACCACCAAGATCATCGACAACATCGTCGATCAGGCGGAAGACGGCCTGGAAGTGCTGCGCGGCAGCTCCACCTACACCTATGAAGGCAACTGGAAGCTGACCGCCGAAAACGGCGCCGACGGCTACCACGTGGGCACGGTACACTGGAACTACCTGTCCACCATGAGCCAGCGCAACTACGAGAAGGGCGGCACCGAGGCGGTGGACGCCAAGAGCTGGTCCAACGAGGGCGGTTTCTATTCCTTCGACAACGGCCACATGATGCTGTGGACCCGGCTCACCAATCCCCAGGTGCGGCCGGTGTACAACCACCTGCAGCGGCTGGAGCAACAGCTGGGCGCGGCCCGGGCCGATGCCATCGTCAATACCACCAAGAACCTGTGCCTGTACCCGAATGTGTACCTGATGGACCAGTTCTCCACTCAGATCCGGGTGCTGCGCCCCATCTCCGTCAACAAGACCGAGATCACCATCTATTGCTGGGCACCGAAGAACGAGCCGGCCGCCGACCGCGCCAAGCGCATCCGCCAGTATGAAGACTTCTTCAACGTCAGCGGCATGGGTACGCCGGACGACCTGGAAGAATTCCGCGCCTGCCAGAACGGCTACCAGGCCAGCGGCCTGAAGTGGAACGACATGAGCCGGGGCGCCGCCCACTGGATCCAGGGCCCGGATGCCGGCGCCGACGCCATCGGCCTCAAGCCCATTCTGAGCGGTGCCAAGCCGGAAGACGAAGGGCTTTATGTCACTCACCACCAGCATTGGGTAAAAGAGATGCTGCAAGCGGTAGAAACCGAGCGTGCACGCATGATTTCCATCACCGAACAGGAGGCTTCCGAATGAGCATGAGCTTCGAACAAATCCAGGCTTTCATTCACCGTGAGGCCCGTTTGCTGGACGACCGCCAGTGGGATCAGTGGCTGCAGTGCTACCACGAAGACGTGATGTACTGGATGCCCGCCTGGGACGACGAGGATCAACTGACCGAGGATCCCCAGACCGAGATCTCGCTGATCTATTACCCGAACCGTAAGGGCCTGGAAGATCGCGTCTACCGCATCAAGACCGAGCGCTCCGGCGCAAGCTCCTTGCCGGAGCCGCGCACCACCCACCTGACCACCAACCTGGAGATCCTGGAGCAGGAAGGCACTACCGTGAAGCTGCGCTTCAACTGGCAGACCAACAGCCACCGCTACAACCAGACCCAGAGCTTCTTCGGCACCTCCTTCTACACCCTGGATACCAGCGGTGAGCAGCCGGTGATCACCGAGAAGAAGATCGTCCTGAACAACGACTACATCAATCAAGTGATTGATATCTATCACCTGTAACCGGTGGGGAGAGGATCATGAGCTACAACATAGCCCTCAACTTCGAAGACGGCGTCACCCGCTTCATCAACTGCAACCCGGGGGAAACCGTGCTGGACGCGGCCTACCGCAACCAGATCAAGCTGCCCATGGACTGCTCCGACGGCGTCTGTGGAACTTGCAAGGGCAGTTGCCGCCAGGGCAACTTCGACCTGGGCGACGACTACATTGACGAGGCCCTGACCGAGGAGGAAGTGGCCGAGGGTAAGGTGCTCACCTGCCAGATGGTGCCCTCCAGCGACTGCGTGGTGGAGATCCCCGCCCCCTCCACCCTGTGCAAGACCGGCCAGGTGGAGTTCGGCGGCACCCTGGCCGAGGTCAACCTGATCTCCCCCACCGCCATCGAACTCAAGGTGAACGCGGACCAGGAGATCCCCTTCCTGCCGGGCCAGTACGTCAACATCAAGGTGCCGGGCAGCGAGGAAAGCCGCGCCTACTCCTTCAGCTCGCGCCCGGGCAGCCGGGAGCTGAGCTTCCTGATCCGCAACGTGCCGGGCGGCCTGATGAGCTCCTGGCTGGTGGGCCAGGCCCGGGCCGGCGACCGGCTGAGCCTGACCGGCCCCATGGGGGTGTTCTACCTGCGCCCGGTGGCGCGTCCGGTGCTGATGCTGGCCGGCGGTACCGGCCTGGCGCCCTTCCTGGCGATGCTGGAAGAACTGAAGGTGAAAGGCTGCGACCAGCCGGTGCACCTGATCTACGGCGTGACCAACGACGACGACCTGGTCGGGATCGAGGCGCTGGAGCGCTTCGCCGCCGAGATCGAACATTTCAGCTTCAAGACGGTGGTGGCCAGTCCCGACAGCGCCCACCCGCGCAAGGGCTATGTCACCAACCATATGGAAGACGCTCCCCTCCAGCACGGCGAGGTGGACGTCTACCTGTGCGGTCCGCCGCCCATGGTGGACGCGGTGCTGGGCTACTTCCGGGAGCAGGGCATTCAGCCCACGTCCTTCCACTACGAGAAGTTCAGCCCCAGCGTGGCGGCCGTCGCGGAGCAGGTGGCATGAGTGCCCGCTTCACCGGCCGAGTGATGGTGATCACCGGCGCCGCCCAGGGCATAGGCCGGCGGGTGGCCGAGCGGGCGGCGGCAGAAGGCGCCCGCCTGGTGCTGGCGGATCTGGCGGATTACGTGCACGAACTGGCGGCCGCACTCGAACAACAGGGCACCGAGGCCCTGGCGGTGCAGGCCGATCTGGAAACCTGGGACGGGGCCGAGACCCTGATGACCAAAGCCCATGAACGGTTCGGCCGCATTGATGTGCTGGTCAACAACGTAGGCGGCACCATCTGGGCCCAGCCTTACGAGCACTACAGTCCGGAGCAGATCCAGAAGGAAATCCAGCGCTCCCTGTTTCCCACCCTGTGGTGCTGCCGGGCGGTGCTGCCCTACATGGTGGCGCAGCAGGGCGGCGCCATCGTCAATGTGTCGTCGGTGGCCACCCGCGGCCTGATGCGGGTGCCCTACGGCGCCGCCAAGGGCGGGGTCAACGCCATGACCGTTAACCTGGCGTTTGAATACGCCGAACACGGCATTCGGGTCAACGCCACCGCGCCGGGCGGCACCGAGGCGCCGCCCCGGCTGACCCCGCGCAACAACGAGGCTCAGGGCGAGCGCGAGCAGCAGTGGTACCAGACCCTGGTCGAGCAGACCAAATCGACCAGCCTGATGCACCGCTACGGCACCCTGGACGAACAGGCCGCGGCCATTTTGTTCCTGGCCTCCGACGACGCCAGCTATATCACCGGCACCATTCTGCCGGTGGCCGGTGGCGATCTCGGCTGATAAACCAACAGGGCTGCCCGAGGATGGGTGGCCTTTTTTTTGCCCGCAGGGGCCAATCCGACTCCTGGATTAAGGAAAAACACGGAGTAATACCCGATGAGACAAGTAGATGTAAACCAGACCATAGACAACGCCAGCTTTACCCCCTTCCACTGGAGGGTGTTGTTCTGGTGTACCCTGATTATCATTTTCGACGGCTACGACCTGGTCATTTACGGGGTGGTGCTGCCGTTGCTGATGGATCAGTGGCAACTCAACCCCTATGTGGCCGGCCTGCTGGGCAGCAGCGCCCTGTTCGGCATGATGTTCGGGGCCATGGGCTTTGGCATGCTGTCGGACCGGCTGGGCCGCAAAAAAACCATACTGATGTGCGTGGTGCTGTTCAGCCTCACCACTGTGCTCAACGGCCTGGCCAGCAACGCCTGGCAGTTTGGCCTGCTGCGCTTTATCGCCGGTCTCGGCATTGGCGGCGTCATGCCCAATGTGGTGTCGCTGATGAGCGAATACTCGCCGAAGCGAAGCCGCAGCACCCTGGTGGCACTGATGTTCAGCGGCTACGCGGTGGGCGGCATGATGTCCGCCGGTCTCGGTATCTGGATAGTGCCCAACTACGGCTGGGAGGTCATGTTCTACCTGGCCATTGTGCCCCTGCTGCTGCTGCCGCTGATGATCAAATTCCTGCCCGAGTCGGTGGCCTTTCTGATGGCCCAAAACCGCCAGGAAGAGGCCCGGGTACTGCTGCAGAAGGTGGCGCCCCAGCAACAGATCACCGACCGGGATGAGCTGGTGGTGCCCAAGGTCGAAGTGAAGAAGGCGCCGGTGCTGGAGCTGCTGCGCGGCGGCCGTACCCTCAGCACCCTGATGTTCTGGACCGCCTTCTTCTGCTGCCTGCTGATGGTCTATGCCCTGGGCTCCTGGCTGCCCAAGCTGATGTCCGCTGCCGGTTACGAGCTGGGCTCCAGTCTGATGTTCCTGATGGTGCTCAACATCGGTGCCATCGTCGGTGCCGTGGGCGGCGGCTGGCTGGCCGATCGCTTCTCGCTGCGCTCGGTGCTGGCCAGCTTCTTTATGCTGGCTTCCGCCTCCCTGGTGCTGCTCGGCTACCCCCACCCCATGTGGCTGCTGTACAGCCTGATGGCCGTGGCCGGCGCCACCACCATCGGCTCGCAGATCCTGCTGTATGCCTATGTGGCCCAGTTCTACCCGGCCGACATCCGCTCTACCGCTCTGGGCTGGGCGTCGGGCATCGGCCGTAACGGCGCCATCGTCGGGCCTCTGTTGGGCGGCACCCTGCTGGCCCTGGCGCTGCCGCACCAGATGAACTTCCTGGCCCTGGCGATTCCCGGCGCCATCGCCACCGTCGCCATCGCCTTGGTGGGCCGGCGCGTTGGCGCCAGCCAGCCCGCCGCTGAGGCCGGTGCGGCGACCCAGGGCTAAACCCTGGCGGCGATGATCATGGCCCCGGCCTTGTGCCGGGGCCATACTATTTCTCTTGTTTTCACAGGAGCCGGATATGACCTCTTTTGTGCGTGATCTGTCGCTGCCGGCGGTGGCCGCCGGCTTTCTGGCGGTGCTGGTGTCCTACGCCGGGCCGCTTGCCATCTTCTTCCAGGCCGGCGCCAGCGCCGGCGTGCCCCCGGCCATGATGACCTCCTGGGTGTGGGCCATTTCGATTGGTGCCGCCGTGTCCGGCATGGTGCTGTCGTTCTGGCTCAGGGCGCCGGTGGTCACCGCCTGGTCGGCCCCGGGCACCGCCCTGCTGGTGACCCTGTTTCCCGACTTGTCCCTCAACGAGGCGGTGGGCGCCTACCTCACCGCCGCCGCCATCACCCTGGTGATCGGCCTGTCCGGCAGTTTCGACGCCCTGGTGCGCGCCATTCCCAGGGGCGTGGCCGCCGGCATGATGGCCGGCATCCTGTTCCAGTTCGGGGCGGGCGCCTTCACCGCCATCGACGGCTCCCCCGCCCTGGCCCTCGGCATGCTGGCCGCCTATCTGCTGGGCCGCCGGTGCTGGCCCAAGTACAGCCTGATCCTGCTGTTGCTGACCGGCATTGGACTGGCGGTGGCGCTGGAAGGGGCCTCCCTGGCTGGCCTGCGCTGGGAGCTGGCCACCCCGCAGCTGATCAAACCGGAATGGTCGCTGGCCGCCACCCTGAGCCTGGCGCTGCCGCTGGTGCTGGTCAGCCTGTCTGGCCAGTTCCTGCCGGGCATGGCCATCTTGCAGGGCGCCGGCTACCGGGTGCCGGCCCGGCCGGTGCTCG
This window contains:
- a CDS encoding IclR family transcriptional regulator C-terminal domain-containing protein, with protein sequence MITDDRLSPDSRDFVAALASGLEVLQAFDQQHPRMTLSEVAAKTGMDRAKARRFLLTLHALGYLDKQQRHFALTPRVLQLGNAFLAANPYRVVIQHYLEEITREIGESTSLGVLDGDDVVYIARSAAEHRLMAIRLSVGTRLPAAYTSMGRVLLAQLPEAELAACLARVPLQAHTEHSITDRAELRRAIEQVRRQGYAIVDQELDSGLRSVAVPAFDQRGQLLGAINISTNAARVDMDTLTARFLPLLQDKARQIQESLQG
- a CDS encoding muconate/chloromuconate family cycloisomerase yields the protein MSATIQSIDAILVDIPTIRPHKLSMTTMGVQTMVIVRVRDSDGLEGLGEATTIGGLAYGPESPESVKLTIDTYFAPLLLNQPADAINTLRVRLNRATRGNNLAKSAIETALLDLLGKRLNQPLHQLLGGAVHQHIPVLWTLASGDTARDIDEAKSLIAAQRHCDFKLKIGSRPLMDDVRHVAAIKAAVGDSASVRVDVNQAWDESTAARGMAELQAAGIDLVEQPTPMKDFGALVRLSQKFHLPILADEAVADARDMFALASAGFSGSVALKIAKAGGPLRALEVAHVASAAGIGLYGGTLLEGTIGTVAALHAWSTLDTLHWGTEMFGPLLLKDDIVTTPLNFHRNGVSLPEGPGLGVTINEDKLAEYRRP
- a CDS encoding LysR family transcriptional regulator, which produces MELRHLRYFIAVAEELNLTRAAERLFIAQPPLTRQIKQLEEELEVQLFIRKARGLELTQGGLYFLQQARTIMDKLDASIEGTRQIAQLRKTVFAIGFVPSVFYGQLPFMVRRLRRNKNLEIVLHELKTQEQVEALKSGKIDIGFGRVHIEDADVEQEVLFNEPLIAALPASHPLTRQSPTMAELAQVPMVAFPAVSGPSFADIAQGLFHRRGLKVNVIQQVNDLQTALSLVASDMGFALVPEQVHKLKREGVEFVPVGDEKLTIPVIASRRRGENPNAAMRLVNTILAELVENRLTGRYP
- a CDS encoding CoA-transferase subunit beta; this translates as MTLEYTASEMMTVTAARALSNGMTCFVGIGLPSEAANLARLTHAPEVVLIYESGTLQTKPDILPLSIGDGELCEQALTTVAVPEMFRYWLQGGHIDVGFLGTAQIDRYANLNTTLIGDYQSPKVRLPGGGGAPEIASNAREVFITLKHSPRAFVEAVDFITTLGYGRDGKGRDGVPNIGRGPTKVITDLCVMAPDAETKELVVVSLHPGVTKEQVSEATGWPVRFADELALTPEPSAEELEILRSLKARTAEHHAKPVSQEAAQ
- a CDS encoding CoA transferase subunit A; its protein translation is MAQFMSLHDAVARYLQDGNTVAMEGFTHLIPFAAGHEIIRQERRRLTLIRMTPDIIYDQLIGAGCAERLIFSWGGNPGVGSLHRLRDAVEKGYPQPLEIFEHSHAAMACAYEAGAAGLPLAVLRGYIGSDLPKVNPQIRFIECPFTGERLAAVPAVRPDVSIIHAQRADRQGNVLVSGIVGVQKEAVLAAKHSIVTVEEIVDDLQADPNACVIPGWAIDAIAEVKGGAAPSYAHGYYPRNNSFYKEWDAISRDRDTFNQWLDKNVYNAGGQA
- the pcaF gene encoding 3-oxoadipyl-CoA thiolase; translation: MKPVYLCHPRRTAIGRFGGTLAAVRPDDLAAHVFKAVLAEAPALDPAAIDEVIMGCANQAGEDNRNVARMSSLLAGLPVSVPGTTINRLCGSGMDAVGTAVRAVKAGELDLVLAGGVESMSRAPFVMGKADTAFSRTQTIEDTTIGWRFINPLMKAQYGVDSMPETAENVAEQFNISREDQDAFAARSQQKAAESQKNGRFAEEIVPVEIPRRKQEPLIFADDEHLRPDTTAEKLARLPTPFRAGGSITAGNASGVNDGAAAMLIASEAAVQRHGLKPMARVLGMATGGVEPRIMGIGPVPAVRKLLERHNLTMDDIDLFEFNEAFAAQALACMRELGLKDDDPRVNPNGGAIALGHPLGMSGARLLQTAAHELHRQNKRLALCTMCVGVGQGIATLIERV
- the catC gene encoding muconolactone Delta-isomerase, with the translated sequence MLFKVEMKVNIPHDMPAEVAAEIKAREKAYAQELQAQGKWRHLWRVAGSYANVSIFDVADNAELQDLISALPLFPYMDISVAPLCRHPSSIHQDDR